One region of Acropora muricata isolate sample 2 chromosome 13, ASM3666990v1, whole genome shotgun sequence genomic DNA includes:
- the LOC136895826 gene encoding uncharacterized protein isoform X1 translates to MIGLSWDLHPFLNLCTMIAMNVVALFLALTTTVCAYPGVPSKIGDLIDKWAPLVKLAKNEPWKPSSVDYFLSHCKLEGCTSGLTSSSLERCDRNSFIVTKDRISCPSCTEPAVLRGQDPSSPNNAVPTYVIYREHNNFLEIAYRMFFPYNRGKRVCVGLYSGCPPCSKIWGRCPCPSGCIGGYSTFGHHVGDWEKVYVRFQKVNSDYQIYSIYLSMHGSAVTKQFGGEFLWQGGQFKKGGRTLGMYGGTHAIVYCAAGSHGMWPDTGRHVYMTLPNKDTLIDEASSGTSWHTWKNLKPVQYDSTGQYSGEFKFLGFQGRWGNKKEGCGILDWDVLEDLVGECMLNNGPTGPSGWPKV, encoded by the exons ATGATAGGACTTTCCTGGGACTTACATCCTTTCTTAAacttat GTACGATGATTGCCATGAATGTTGTTGCTCTTTTCCTTGCACTGACTACAACCGTCTGTGCCTACCCTGGCGTACCGAGCAAGATAGGTGACCTGATTGACAAGTGGGCTCCGTTGGTAAAGCTTGCAAAGAATGAACCTTGGAAACCATCAAGTGTTGACTACTTCTTGTCTCATTGTAAGCTGGAAGGATGCACTAGCGGGCTAACAAGCTCGAGCCTCGAGAGGTGCGACAGGAACAGTTTCATCGTTACCAAAGATAGAATTAGTTGCCCTTCCTGCACCGAGCCTGCTGTTCTTCGTGGTCAGGACCCAAGCAGCCCAAATAATGCCGTGCCAACATACGTCATTTATCGAGAGCATAACAATTTCTTGGAAATCGCCTACCGGATGTTCTTCCCGTACAATCGTGGGAAGCGGGTCTGCGTTGGACTTTATAGTGGATGTCCGCCATGCTCAAAGATTTGGGGCAGGTGTCCTTGTCCATCAGGTTGCATTGGAGGATATTCAACATTTGGGCACCACGTTGGAGACTGGGAGAAAGTTTATGTTCGTTTCCAAAAAGTCAACAGTGACTACCAGATCTACTCCATTTACCTGTCGATGCATGGTAGCGCAGTTACAAAACAGTTTGGAGGCGAGTTTCTCTGGCAAGGTGGTCAATTCAAGAAGGGGGGTAGAACGCTAGGCATGTATGGTGGTACTCACGCAATAGTTTACTGTGCCGCGGGTTCACATGGGATGTGGCCGGATACTGGACGACACGTTTACATGACGCTTCCAAACAAAGACACCCTTATAGATGAGGCTAGCAGCGGTACCAGTTGGCACACATGGAAAAATTTGAAGCCAGTCCAATACGATTCTACTGGCCAATACAGTGGGGAATTTAAGTTCCTGGGCTTTCAAGGCCGGTGGGGAAACAAGAAAGAAGGATGCGGTATCTTAGACTGGGACGTCTTAGAAGATCTCGTTGGTGAGTGTATGCTCAACAACGGCCCAACAGGTCCTTCTGGCTGGCCTAAAGTTTAA
- the LOC136895826 gene encoding uncharacterized protein isoform X2, which yields MIAMNVVALFLALTTTVCAYPGVPSKIGDLIDKWAPLVKLAKNEPWKPSSVDYFLSHCKLEGCTSGLTSSSLERCDRNSFIVTKDRISCPSCTEPAVLRGQDPSSPNNAVPTYVIYREHNNFLEIAYRMFFPYNRGKRVCVGLYSGCPPCSKIWGRCPCPSGCIGGYSTFGHHVGDWEKVYVRFQKVNSDYQIYSIYLSMHGSAVTKQFGGEFLWQGGQFKKGGRTLGMYGGTHAIVYCAAGSHGMWPDTGRHVYMTLPNKDTLIDEASSGTSWHTWKNLKPVQYDSTGQYSGEFKFLGFQGRWGNKKEGCGILDWDVLEDLVGECMLNNGPTGPSGWPKV from the coding sequence ATGATTGCCATGAATGTTGTTGCTCTTTTCCTTGCACTGACTACAACCGTCTGTGCCTACCCTGGCGTACCGAGCAAGATAGGTGACCTGATTGACAAGTGGGCTCCGTTGGTAAAGCTTGCAAAGAATGAACCTTGGAAACCATCAAGTGTTGACTACTTCTTGTCTCATTGTAAGCTGGAAGGATGCACTAGCGGGCTAACAAGCTCGAGCCTCGAGAGGTGCGACAGGAACAGTTTCATCGTTACCAAAGATAGAATTAGTTGCCCTTCCTGCACCGAGCCTGCTGTTCTTCGTGGTCAGGACCCAAGCAGCCCAAATAATGCCGTGCCAACATACGTCATTTATCGAGAGCATAACAATTTCTTGGAAATCGCCTACCGGATGTTCTTCCCGTACAATCGTGGGAAGCGGGTCTGCGTTGGACTTTATAGTGGATGTCCGCCATGCTCAAAGATTTGGGGCAGGTGTCCTTGTCCATCAGGTTGCATTGGAGGATATTCAACATTTGGGCACCACGTTGGAGACTGGGAGAAAGTTTATGTTCGTTTCCAAAAAGTCAACAGTGACTACCAGATCTACTCCATTTACCTGTCGATGCATGGTAGCGCAGTTACAAAACAGTTTGGAGGCGAGTTTCTCTGGCAAGGTGGTCAATTCAAGAAGGGGGGTAGAACGCTAGGCATGTATGGTGGTACTCACGCAATAGTTTACTGTGCCGCGGGTTCACATGGGATGTGGCCGGATACTGGACGACACGTTTACATGACGCTTCCAAACAAAGACACCCTTATAGATGAGGCTAGCAGCGGTACCAGTTGGCACACATGGAAAAATTTGAAGCCAGTCCAATACGATTCTACTGGCCAATACAGTGGGGAATTTAAGTTCCTGGGCTTTCAAGGCCGGTGGGGAAACAAGAAAGAAGGATGCGGTATCTTAGACTGGGACGTCTTAGAAGATCTCGTTGGTGAGTGTATGCTCAACAACGGCCCAACAGGTCCTTCTGGCTGGCCTAAAGTTTAA